One Ferrovum sp. PN-J185 genomic region harbors:
- a CDS encoding HD domain-containing phosphohydrolase, with protein sequence MKSYLNTQELLELINLLTKEKNTTKFLEIILDTAMGITNSDGGTIYNVTEDKFLKFEILKTKSLNLHQGGISGEKITIDPIPLYDDNFKPLLNRAVLNSYHQKSIINIDNINDDISYDFSGTKSTDTELNYTTISLLTVPICNHENEVISILQLINPVHNEEIVSYTHNDESVVASLCSLVASASTQKQLIKRLEQLFESFICLINTAIDDKSPYTGKHCNRVPRLTELIANALHDTNSYPFKEFTLTDKDRYELKIASLLHDCGKIGTPIHIVDKSTKLESIIDRIELIELRFNLFKKDLEIKLLKNQINANEFNETISQVDSDFNFLERINLGSEHMSLEDEERLKKIANSYNININNQNLPILSKDEHENLNIKKGTLNSQERAVINKHIETTINMLEALPWPKHLKNVPEYAGGHHEKMDGTGYPRGLTKDELSLQARCIAIADIFEALTAKDRPYKKGKTLSEALEILGKFKLQNHIDPDIFNLFVSEKIYEKYAHEFLDSDQIDYVDVKKIPGYEFPVF encoded by the coding sequence ATGAAATCATATTTAAACACACAAGAGTTACTAGAACTAATAAATTTATTAACAAAAGAGAAGAACACTACTAAATTTTTAGAAATTATTCTTGATACCGCAATGGGTATAACAAATTCAGATGGTGGGACAATATATAACGTTACGGAAGATAAATTTTTAAAATTCGAAATATTAAAAACAAAAAGTCTTAATCTTCACCAGGGTGGGATATCTGGAGAAAAAATAACAATTGATCCAATACCTCTCTACGATGATAACTTTAAGCCTTTGTTAAACAGAGCAGTTTTAAACAGTTATCACCAAAAATCGATAATAAATATTGACAATATAAATGATGATATAAGTTACGATTTTTCAGGCACCAAAAGTACTGATACAGAATTAAATTACACAACCATTTCTTTGCTAACAGTACCTATATGTAATCACGAAAATGAAGTCATTAGCATATTACAACTAATAAATCCTGTTCATAATGAAGAAATTGTTTCTTACACACATAATGATGAGTCAGTGGTTGCATCACTATGTTCTTTGGTTGCCTCTGCTTCTACTCAAAAACAATTAATAAAAAGACTAGAACAGTTATTCGAATCATTTATCTGTCTAATAAATACAGCGATAGATGATAAATCTCCCTATACAGGAAAACACTGTAACAGAGTACCAAGGCTAACCGAGTTAATTGCTAACGCATTACATGATACAAACTCATATCCATTTAAAGAGTTTACCCTAACAGATAAAGACAGATACGAATTAAAAATAGCTTCCCTTTTACATGATTGTGGAAAAATTGGCACCCCCATTCATATTGTAGATAAATCTACAAAATTAGAATCAATTATTGATCGTATAGAGTTAATTGAGTTACGTTTTAATCTATTTAAAAAAGATCTCGAAATAAAATTGTTGAAAAATCAAATAAATGCCAATGAATTTAATGAGACTATTAGTCAAGTAGATTCAGACTTTAATTTCTTGGAAAGAATAAATCTTGGTTCTGAACACATGAGCCTAGAAGATGAAGAGCGATTAAAAAAAATTGCAAACAGTTATAACATCAATATCAATAACCAAAATTTACCCATATTAAGTAAAGATGAACATGAAAACCTTAATATTAAAAAAGGCACTCTTAATAGCCAAGAAAGGGCAGTGATTAATAAGCACATTGAAACGACAATAAATATGCTAGAAGCACTACCGTGGCCTAAGCACCTTAAAAATGTACCTGAATATGCTGGCGGACATCATGAAAAAATGGATGGAACAGGTTACCCAAGAGGCTTAACAAAAGACGAATTATCACTACAAGCTCGTTGTATTGCTATAGCAGATATTTTTGAGGCACTTACTGCTAAAGATAGACCATATAAAAAAGGAAAAACTCTCAGCGAAGCTTTAGAAATTTTAGGTAAATTTAAACTCCAAAACCATATTGATCCAGATATCTTTAATTTGTTTGTCTCTGAAAAAATTTATGAAAAATATGCCCATGAATTTCTTGATAGTGATCAGATCGATTATGTTGATGTAAAAAAAATACCTGGATATGAATTTCCAGTTTTTTAA